The window GCAGCGCAGCCGCTGGTTCGGGCCTGCAATCAGCGTGACTTCGACGACGAACGCCATCCCGATGTGCGCGAGGAACGCGCCGATCTCGGGATCGCTGCGCTCGAACCGGCGCAGCACGTATTGCTGCCGGGCCGCATCGAACACGACCGCGGTCAGCGCGACCACGAGATTGCTCAGCGAGCCGTAGGTGTGACCCGGTTGCAGGGTCTCGCCGGCCGCCGGTACGGCGGTGCCGTGCGCGTCGATCGCGAGCGCACCGCCGAGCGTGATGCCGCCCGGCGCGGGCGCGGCGATCACGCCGAGCCCATATTGCTCGAGCGTCGCGAGCAGCGCCTCCAGCGAGACGCCCGTTTGCGCGGTGACGCGCGCCGGACGCGCCGACGTGTCGACGGAGACGGCCGTGAGCGACTGCGTCGTATCGAGCAGCACGAGGTTCGCCGCGCCGGCGCTCGGGTCCAGCGTCAGCGGCGACCAGTTGTGCATGTAGCCGCGCGGGCGTATCCGGTAGCCGTTCGCGCGCGCCCAGTTGACTGCCGCGACGACGTCGTCGGCGGAACGCGGCGCGGCGGTCCATACGTCCTGCACGGCGATCTCGCCACTCCAGTTCTGGAACGCCTGCTTGTAAAGCGGGATATTGGCCGGGAAGCCGGGCGGTGTCGCGCCAGCCGTCCGCGCGTGCGCCGCAATCTGGTAAAGCGGCGTCCAGCCGGTGACGACGCCGGCCGCCGCGAGCTTCGCCATGTCGGCGAGGAAGGCGCGGCGCGGCGCAGGTTCGTCTCGGAAGTCGTGACTCATGGTGTGCTCCAATTTTTCGGAATTGTTTTGCAGATTGGAAAGACGACAAGTGGCGCGTTGAGACCGGTGCGGCAATTCGGGCAGCCGTGACGCGCGGGAAGCGTTGCGTGTTGGCGGGCCAGGATTGAAAAGCGCGATGCGTTCGGCAATGCGCGGCCGCACCTCAGCACGGATGTCCAAGGGGAAATCGGAAAACCGCCGGGCGACTTCTTCAATTGGCCGTCGGCCTGTCCTGCCGGCAGACGGATAGGGAGATTCGATTGAATAGCGCGTGGCGAAGCGCTCGCCGCGACGATCGACAAAAGATGATTGCGCGTGAATATTAATTTACATATTTCGTTTTTTTAAATAAACCAGCCCGTAATTTAAAATCGATTGACGATGCATTATTTATTCCGTTGGAAAGCGTAACAATTTATTTATCGGGCGGCAAGTGGTGGAGTTGACAAATTCCGCGCCCTTCAATATGGAAATTTTATGACTGGCAATGGCTTCGCCATTTGTGGGTATTTTGCAACACCGGTGTGGGCGGTGCTGAAGATGATGTTCGCGGCAATTTTTATCGCTTGAAAGGGTAATCAACGGCCCGCCGCCGCAGGCCGACGACGGGGATTATGTTTTATCGGCACATAGATCGAATCGATCGTTGAGAAACGCGAAACAATATCCGGACGACACTGCTGGAGGCCAGGTCGGCGGGCGAGAAGAGCATGATGAAAATCAACAATTCGCCTCTCGCTTAAGGATTCGGATGAGAATCCGTGGTATGTGGCACCGAGACAATTTTTACAAACTTTCGTGGTAAATGGATGTTGATTTATCCAGAAAACTTAGAATCGCATCGCTGCGCAGCGCGCAGATCGATCGATTTCAGGATCGCGCGCGGCGTGACTAAAAAAATGGACATAACGGTAACTGCAAGGATTTTAAATCGTCGCTATCATACGCGGCTGGGATATGCAGGGATCAAATTCAATGGAAAGAACCGTTTCGTTTTTTGTTCGTGATTTTTGTTGAATTCGGCGGGAATAAAGTCAGCTCCGGGCTGACGCCGGGTTTTCCGATTCTGGGATTCAGCGCGTCCGGCGGCATGGCGTTTTCATCCAGCAACGCTCATTGACTGAAATGGATGTTTCAGCTTCTCGCAGCGCTCGCCGGTAAGGATCGTCCATCAATGCGACGCCACCTGCATGGCGCCGTCCAGTAAGGAGGAAACATCGTGCCTGTTTCATGCTTGTCATCGGGCTGTTCGACCGTCGGTGACGAGGCTGCGCTCGCCGTGCCTGAAGGTCGTTCGCACGAGCATGGCGTCTTCCGGATCGCGGGCTGGGCATGCTTGCCCGACCGTCCCGGCCCCGAACGCGATCCCGCATCGAACTGAACAGGGAGCGGCGCGCCGCCATTTCGCGTGAGCCGAACGCCTCGGCGCGCGATGGCGGCGGCGCATCGCCCGCCAACAGAGGCACGCGACGAAGCGTGACGAAACGCGCGCCGCGCACACCGTGCCGGCTCGCCCGCGCTGGCGTTGCGTCGCCGTCCTCAAGAATGCACAACAAGGAGAGTCAGATGTTCGCGAAGCTCGGGAAGGTGATTTCGAGCGCCGGCAGTGAGCGGTTCGCATCCGACATGCATGCATTGCTGGTCGAATCGATTCCACTCGCGATCACCCGGATGACGGAATGGACGCTCGACGAGCCGGCGGGCGAAGTCGTTCGCGTACAATCGCTCGGCGCGTTCGGCGTGCCGGCCGACGACGGGCGCGCCGGCGCGCCGGCCGCGCACGGCGAGCGGGAACCGGCAGCGCATCCGCTGTCGAACCGGATCGTGGCTGCCTGCGACCGGCAGCTCATTCACATCAATCCGCTGATGCGGCGCGGCAATGGCGGCAATGGCGGCGAAGTCGCGCCGCCGCGCGCGCCGGGCGGCGGATTTCAGTGCCATCTCGTGTCGGGCAAGGCGAATCGCCGCTACGTGATCTCGCTGCATCGAACGGCATCGCATCGCGACTTCTCGTTGCAGGAGATGTCGTTCCTGAAGAGTTTCGCCGATACGCTGCTGCCGCTCGTCGAGTGGCATGCGTCGACGCGCCGGCACGGCGAACTCGAAGGCGCGGCGGCGCCCGGTGCGACGCCGGCCATGCCCGGCGTCGAGGCGCTGCGCCACGAGTTCGAATCGCGGCTCGCGCGCGCGGCGGTCGTGCTGTCGGCGCGCGAAAGCGAAGTGTGCCTCGGCCTGCTCGCGGGCAAGATGCTGCGCGAAATGGCTGGCGAGCTCGGGGTGAAGGAAAGCACGGTCGAGACGTACATCAAGCGCGCCGCGGTGAAGCTCGGCATCAGCGGCCGGCACGGGCTCACGAAATGGATGATCGACGATTACGTGCCGTGCGCGTCGGCGGCGTGATGCCGTCACGCCAGGCGCGCACGTCGATACCCGGCGCACGACGAGCGCCACCGGCCGACGTGCCGGAATGAGAATGGCTGCCGCGCGTGCCCGCACCGCCGCGCGTCGTCGCGGGCGATGACGGCGAGGTCACGGGGTGCGGCAGTTCGGTCTGCGTCGCCGGCCGGATTGCCGGCGCGCGACGGGAGGGGCAGGCCGGCGGCCGCCATCCCGTGTAGTTTCGCGCGTCGCCTGCGTAGGCAGCACGCGCGTTCGGGCCGCGAGCCTTCAGGTTCCGATGCACGGCGCCGCGCAGTCGCGCGGCGCGTTTCTCGTGCCGTCCCGGCCGGCGTCCGTCGCGGTCCCGGCCGTCTCCTCGAGCATCCAGCGCGTCAGGCCATGACGCCCGCCGAAGCCCAGCTTGACGGCTGCCCGCTTCAGATAGGTTTCGACGGTGCTTTCGCGCAGCGCGAAACGCACGGCGATGGCGGACACCGTGTCGCCGGCCAGCAGCGCCGTGCATGCCTCGATCTCGCGCGCGGACAACTTGACGCCGGCTTGCCGCAAACGATCGGCGAACCGCCGCGCCACGCGCTCCCGGCCCGATTGCGTCGCCGCCGGCGCGGCGCTGGTCACACGGGCGACCGGTGGAGCCGAATCGAGCGCCGAGACATGGCTCTCGACGATCGGAAACAGCACGTGCGAGAGCTCCTCGAGGAAGCTCCGCTCACGCGGCGAGAAATCGTCGAACGTATTCGCGCGATACAACGAGATCACGTAATAGTGGCCCCGCTTGCGGGTCACCAGATGGAATTGCACGCGATGCGGCGGCACGGTCTCCGCCTGCATGAGGAAGAAGCGGTCGAGCAGCGCGTGGGTGGGGGCATGGCCGACGAGCGTGTCGGAGACGTGCACGCGGCTCGTGTCGAGGCGCGGCGGCATCCGCGGCCCGTGACAGGCAGCGGCCGGGCCGGCCTTCGTGAGCGCCGCGCCGGCCACGCCGAGGCTGCGCATTCCGAGATCGCCGTCAGGCGCGGCGTCGGCCGCGAACGCCGAAATGCGCATTTCGTCGACGGGGACCGCCGCGCAGATCAGGCTGTACATCATGCGGGGAAAGCGTCGGGTCCCGCTGGTCGAGATCGCTT is drawn from Burkholderia ambifaria AMMD and contains these coding sequences:
- a CDS encoding helix-turn-helix transcriptional regulator, whose protein sequence is MPCEPKSRDEPRATPDSAAGDSSAVPAIRYRRVRNGVFKSRRQPCAQAQLQRLIRNPFMEFSRLFAHVGEAISTSGTRRFPRMMYSLICAAVPVDEMRISAFAADAAPDGDLGMRSLGVAGAALTKAGPAAACHGPRMPPRLDTSRVHVSDTLVGHAPTHALLDRFFLMQAETVPPHRVQFHLVTRKRGHYYVISLYRANTFDDFSPRERSFLEELSHVLFPIVESHVSALDSAPPVARVTSAAPAATQSGRERVARRFADRLRQAGVKLSAREIEACTALLAGDTVSAIAVRFALRESTVETYLKRAAVKLGFGGRHGLTRWMLEETAGTATDAGRDGTRNAPRDCAAPCIGT
- a CDS encoding helix-turn-helix domain-containing protein, which gives rise to MFAKLGKVISSAGSERFASDMHALLVESIPLAITRMTEWTLDEPAGEVVRVQSLGAFGVPADDGRAGAPAAHGEREPAAHPLSNRIVAACDRQLIHINPLMRRGNGGNGGEVAPPRAPGGGFQCHLVSGKANRRYVISLHRTASHRDFSLQEMSFLKSFADTLLPLVEWHASTRRHGELEGAAAPGATPAMPGVEALRHEFESRLARAAVVLSARESEVCLGLLAGKMLREMAGELGVKESTVETYIKRAAVKLGISGRHGLTKWMIDDYVPCASAA